In Quercus robur chromosome 11, dhQueRobu3.1, whole genome shotgun sequence, the following proteins share a genomic window:
- the LOC126706991 gene encoding methyl-CpG-binding domain-containing protein 2-like, whose amino-acid sequence MVEVQKYFLEHPEHMTDGVTLSQFSFQIPRPLQENYVRKRPTHRAALCDGTRPLEPDEVSPLSWAGPDDGPDLQLNRSAMPSPYFEAPVFDPVHQDPQRSEQELLQRRCTVVSQIKIIIGVKVDG is encoded by the exons ATGGTGGAGGTCCAAAA GTACTTTCTAGAACATCCAGAGCATATGACTGATGGGGTAACTCTCTCACAATTCTCATTTCAAATTCCAAGGCCTTTGCAGGAAAATTATGTGAGAAAGCGCCCTACACATCGAGCTGCCTTATGTGATGGCACTAGACCCCTTGAACCTGACGAAG TGAGTCCCCTGTCTTGGGCAGGCCCAGATGACGGTCCAGACTTGCAGCTTAATAGGTCAGCAATGCCTTCTCCTTACTTTGAGGCACCTGTTTTTGATCCTGTTCATCAAGACCCGCAAAGAAGCGAGCAAGAACTTCTACAAAGGAGATGTACAGTagtaagccaaattaaaattatcatAGGGGTTAAGGTTGATGGGTGA